In Anaeromyxobacter sp., the following proteins share a genomic window:
- a CDS encoding IgA Peptidase M64: protein MSALPALLVALALAAPPAAPRTFRVDYLHTGTAAAETWALDRLVVEPLEWPGSPDRAVDDTNLGKYLFEVRDRATNRLLYSRGFASIFGEWETTAEARTAARTFSESLRFPAPTAPVQVIVKKRGADQAFREAWSLLVDPRDQEVDDAAPPSPGPLLALHRSGPPAQKLDLLLVGDGYTAAERGRFEADARRLTAALFEREPWKGRRGDVNVWGLCPPAERSGVSRPSTGQHRRSLVGASYDAFRSERYVLTFENRTLRDVASHAPYDALAILVNGETYGGGGIFNLYATVAAGSRWAPYIFVHELGHSLAALADEYFTSETAYLPVGDRPEPWEPNVTADPSAAKWADLATPGLVRPTPWPKEAFTRRALELQAERKAIRARRGPEAEMDALFLTQQREETALLSPLAGQVGAFEGANYEAQGYYRPQADCVMFSRDEVPFCAACRRGLSKVIDLYAGPPAR from the coding sequence ATGTCCGCCCTGCCCGCCCTGCTCGTCGCCCTGGCCCTCGCCGCCCCCCCGGCCGCCCCCCGCACCTTCCGGGTGGACTACCTGCACACCGGCACCGCCGCCGCGGAGACCTGGGCCCTCGATCGGCTGGTGGTGGAGCCGCTGGAGTGGCCGGGGAGCCCGGACCGGGCCGTGGACGACACCAACCTCGGCAAGTACCTCTTCGAGGTGCGCGACCGGGCCACCAACCGCCTGCTCTACTCGCGCGGCTTCGCCTCCATCTTCGGCGAGTGGGAGACCACCGCCGAGGCCCGCACGGCGGCGCGCACCTTCTCCGAGTCGCTGCGCTTCCCGGCGCCGACCGCGCCGGTGCAGGTCATCGTGAAGAAGCGCGGCGCCGACCAGGCCTTCCGCGAGGCCTGGAGCCTGCTGGTGGACCCGCGGGACCAGGAGGTGGACGACGCCGCGCCGCCCTCGCCCGGTCCGCTGCTCGCGCTGCACCGCAGCGGGCCGCCGGCCCAGAAGCTCGACCTGCTGCTGGTGGGCGACGGCTACACCGCCGCCGAGCGGGGGCGCTTCGAGGCCGACGCCCGGCGGCTCACCGCGGCCCTCTTCGAGCGGGAGCCGTGGAAGGGCCGGCGCGGGGACGTCAACGTCTGGGGGCTGTGCCCGCCGGCCGAGCGCTCCGGGGTGTCGCGCCCCTCCACCGGCCAGCACCGGCGCAGCCTGGTGGGCGCCAGCTACGACGCCTTCCGCTCCGAGCGCTACGTCCTCACCTTCGAGAACCGCACCCTGCGTGACGTGGCCTCACACGCCCCCTACGACGCGCTGGCCATCCTGGTGAACGGCGAGACCTACGGCGGCGGCGGCATCTTCAACCTGTACGCCACGGTGGCGGCCGGCTCGCGCTGGGCCCCCTACATCTTCGTCCACGAGCTGGGCCACTCGCTGGCCGCGCTGGCCGACGAGTACTTCACCAGCGAGACCGCCTACCTGCCGGTGGGCGACCGGCCCGAGCCGTGGGAGCCGAACGTGACGGCCGACCCGAGCGCGGCCAAGTGGGCCGACCTCGCCACGCCCGGCCTGGTCCGGCCGACGCCCTGGCCCAAGGAGGCCTTCACCAGGCGGGCCCTCGAGCTGCAGGCCGAGCGCAAGGCCATCCGGGCGCGGCGCGGCCCGGAGGCGGAGATGGACGCCCTCTTCCTCACGCAGCAGCGGGAGGAGACCGCGCTGCTCTCGCCGCTGGCCGGGCAGGTGGGCGCCTTCGAGGGGGCCAACTACGAGGCCCAGGGCTACTACCGGCCGCAGGCCGACTGCGTCATGTTCAGCCGGGACGAGGTCCCCTTCTGCGCCGCCTGCCGGCGCGGGCTGTCGAAGGTCATCGACCTTTACGCCGGGCCGCCGGCGCGCTGA
- a CDS encoding 2-dehydropantoate 2-reductase has product MRIAVVGAGGVGGLLAAELSRAGAHEVVLVARGAALAAVRADGLRLETPEGVTSARPALVVAEPGQAGPCDVTLVAVKAWQVPALAPSLAPLLAGGGVVVPLQNGVEAAGRLAAALPPAQVAGGVVWVYAWAERPGVIRRNGLAPRVVCGPRPGAPVGPALEALAVALRHAGVRAEVVADAAAATWEKALLIGTLGLVGAVARAPAGAIRATPEARALLLGLMEEVAAVGRASGVALAPDLVARTLAFVDGVPAGSTASMQRDLGAGRPSELDDQAGAILRAARAAGVAAPLHQALLAALLPQERAARGEAPAFDRT; this is encoded by the coding sequence GTGCGGATCGCGGTCGTCGGCGCAGGCGGGGTGGGCGGGCTCCTGGCGGCGGAGCTCTCGCGGGCCGGCGCCCACGAGGTGGTGCTGGTGGCGCGCGGCGCGGCGCTGGCGGCGGTGCGGGCCGACGGCCTCCGGCTGGAGACGCCGGAGGGCGTCACCTCGGCCCGGCCGGCGCTGGTGGTGGCCGAGCCAGGGCAGGCCGGCCCCTGCGACGTGACGCTGGTGGCGGTCAAGGCCTGGCAGGTGCCGGCCCTGGCGCCCTCGCTGGCGCCGCTGCTGGCGGGCGGGGGCGTGGTGGTGCCGCTGCAGAACGGGGTGGAGGCGGCCGGGCGGCTGGCCGCGGCCCTGCCGCCGGCCCAGGTGGCGGGCGGCGTGGTCTGGGTCTATGCCTGGGCCGAGCGGCCCGGGGTGATCCGGCGCAACGGCCTGGCGCCCCGGGTGGTGTGCGGGCCCCGGCCCGGCGCCCCGGTGGGCCCCGCCCTGGAGGCGCTGGCGGTGGCGCTGCGCCACGCCGGGGTGCGCGCCGAGGTGGTGGCGGACGCCGCCGCCGCCACCTGGGAGAAGGCGCTGCTCATCGGCACGCTCGGCCTGGTGGGCGCGGTGGCCCGTGCGCCGGCCGGCGCCATCCGCGCCACCCCGGAGGCGCGGGCGCTGCTCCTCGGGCTGATGGAGGAGGTGGCGGCGGTGGGGCGGGCCAGCGGCGTGGCGCTGGCCCCCGACCTGGTGGCGCGCACCCTGGCCTTCGTGGACGGCGTGCCGGCCGGCTCCACCGCCTCGATGCAGCGCGACCTCGGGGCCGGCCGCCCCTCCGAGCTCGACGACCAGGCGGGCGCCATCCTGCGAGCGGCCCGGGCCGCCGGCGTGGCGGCGCCGCTGCACCAGGCGCTGCTGGCCGCCCTGCTGCCGCAGGAGCGGGCCGCCCGCGGCGAGGCGCCGGCGTTCGACCGGACCTGA
- a CDS encoding TIGR02265 family protein, translating to MPADRDDLSLRLAAASAADTSRGLNYNTLFSLVRDHLGPAAPAEVDVLKKGARVDFFSYPIGEYLRTTWNAVDRLEPTFGGADEVLTELGRRTITGFLASMIGRTVFAVGGKDPRRMLASGAPGYKAAVSYGERTVEFPGPRQAVMSFRRDFMPPVFHQAVILAGLQATDAIRPRVVGRALTLLDSVYEIEWE from the coding sequence GTGCCCGCCGACCGTGACGACCTCAGCCTGCGGCTCGCAGCCGCCTCCGCCGCCGACACCTCGCGCGGGCTGAACTACAACACCCTCTTCTCGCTGGTCCGCGACCACCTGGGCCCGGCCGCACCGGCCGAGGTCGACGTCCTCAAGAAGGGCGCGCGCGTCGACTTCTTCTCGTACCCCATCGGCGAGTACCTGCGGACCACCTGGAACGCCGTCGATCGGCTGGAGCCGACCTTCGGCGGCGCCGACGAGGTGCTCACCGAGCTGGGGCGGCGCACCATCACCGGCTTCCTGGCCTCCATGATCGGGCGCACGGTCTTCGCGGTGGGCGGCAAGGATCCCAGGCGCATGCTGGCCTCCGGCGCGCCCGGCTACAAGGCGGCGGTCAGCTACGGCGAGCGGACGGTGGAGTTCCCCGGGCCGCGCCAGGCCGTCATGTCCTTCCGGCGCGACTTCATGCCGCCGGTCTTCCACCAGGCCGTCATCCTGGCCGGCCTGCAGGCCACCGACGCCATCCGCCCCAGGGTGGTGGGGCGGGCGCTGACGCTGCTCGACTCGGTCTACGAGATCGAGTGGGAGTAG
- a CDS encoding DedA family protein, giving the protein METPAAFLARWHYAGLFLVILAEEAGVPLPIPGDLFIAAMGFMAQRGGAAFLPTAAVVTTATVLGASILYLVSRHAGRPLLVRVARRFGFTEAREQRLEGWLARHGALAVVVGRLIPGLRIVMTVVAGVLRLDRATFVTGTFFAGIIWSTIYFWLGYALGEGTERLGGFSALAGHWPWALAAAGVLGLATLWWRRARAAR; this is encoded by the coding sequence GTGGAGACCCCGGCCGCCTTCCTGGCCCGCTGGCACTACGCCGGGCTCTTCCTGGTCATCCTGGCCGAGGAGGCCGGGGTGCCGCTGCCCATCCCGGGCGACCTCTTCATCGCCGCCATGGGCTTCATGGCCCAGCGGGGCGGCGCCGCCTTCCTGCCCACCGCGGCGGTGGTGACGACCGCCACCGTCCTGGGCGCCAGCATCCTCTACCTGGTGTCGCGCCACGCCGGCCGGCCGCTGCTGGTGCGGGTGGCGCGCCGCTTCGGCTTCACCGAGGCGCGCGAGCAGCGGCTGGAGGGCTGGCTGGCCCGCCACGGCGCCCTGGCGGTGGTGGTGGGCCGGCTCATCCCCGGGCTGCGCATCGTCATGACGGTGGTGGCCGGCGTGCTGCGGCTCGACCGGGCCACCTTCGTCACCGGCACCTTCTTCGCCGGGATCATCTGGTCGACCATCTACTTCTGGCTGGGCTACGCGCTCGGCGAGGGCACCGAGCGGCTGGGCGGCTTCTCGGCGCTGGCCGGCCACTGGCCGTGGGCGCTGGCGGCGGCCGGGGTGCTGGGGCTCGCCACGCTCTGGTGGCGGCGGGCCCGCGCCGCGCGCTGA
- a CDS encoding MMPL family transporter: MTLSRRWVTFADRHRLLILALVTLVSGLGLWGTVRLYGDLRPDLAELLPANSRSARDLQLISKRVGGFAESTVILHGADPLTLALFADDLAERLEAAPGGLVQWVEYRVDEAVDFMKPRLLLFPERAELVRLRDTLEARLAWEAAQGRGAASGPAPDVEGLLDGLAGDRKDLLGRFPSGYIAGKVPGARPGESFDALAMLVRLAGDPGDYQRVVALDRLVKEAVAGLDPQANAPGLEVAYGGYVASSILEHDALAEDLVWATLLVVLLVAIAIAVYNRTWKAVPAIGLPLFAGVFTTFGLAELLVGHLNSNTAFLGSIVIGNGINVGLIFFARYLEERRRGAAPLPAMTAAVETTWLATLTAALSAGVAYASLLSTDFRGFAQFGLIGGLGMSLSWLFAYLVVPPLTLAWERSAPLVQPGQRPARPVFTLLVAWLVERRPRTTAVAALLLSAAAVVMVVRFARDPLEYDFKKLRDRGALREGGPAWWDARVDALFGDHLTPTVLLAETEAEAREVGRRLEAHRKATPGTTLGSILSVAGFVPEGQAEKLPLLAELRALATPEHLSFLSPERQLMVKAVLPPEGLRPFGAADLPSTLRRQLTEVDGRVGTPVLVYPAASLDVWDGRDILRFAAELRSVALPRADLPTASSMLVFADVLGAIRQDGPRATLLSLVGVVGLVLLAFGARGAGGRSLADAGWVLLALALGVLWFLGLAGAFSLRLNMLNFIALPITFGIGVDYAVNVFQRRRLDHAASIADCVRTTGGAVALCSLTTVIGYASLLLARNQALNSFGLLAVLGEVACLAAALLALPALLRWRELARRRP; the protein is encoded by the coding sequence GTGACCCTGTCCCGCCGCTGGGTGACCTTCGCCGACCGCCACCGCCTCCTCATCCTGGCGCTGGTGACGCTGGTGTCCGGGCTCGGCCTGTGGGGCACGGTGCGGCTCTACGGCGACCTGCGCCCGGACCTGGCCGAGCTCCTGCCGGCCAACAGCCGCTCGGCCCGCGACCTCCAGCTCATCTCGAAGCGGGTGGGCGGCTTCGCCGAGTCCACCGTCATCCTGCACGGCGCCGATCCGCTCACCCTGGCGCTCTTCGCCGACGACCTGGCCGAGCGGCTGGAGGCGGCCCCGGGCGGCCTGGTGCAGTGGGTCGAGTACCGCGTCGACGAGGCGGTGGACTTCATGAAGCCGCGCCTGCTCCTCTTCCCGGAGCGGGCCGAGCTGGTGCGGCTGCGGGACACCCTCGAGGCGCGCCTGGCCTGGGAGGCGGCGCAGGGGCGCGGCGCGGCCAGCGGCCCGGCCCCGGACGTGGAGGGGCTGCTCGACGGCCTGGCCGGCGACCGCAAGGACCTGCTGGGCCGCTTCCCCTCCGGCTACATCGCCGGGAAGGTGCCCGGCGCCCGGCCCGGCGAGTCCTTCGACGCCCTGGCCATGCTGGTGCGGCTGGCCGGCGACCCCGGCGACTACCAGCGGGTGGTGGCGCTCGACCGGCTGGTCAAGGAGGCGGTGGCCGGGCTCGACCCGCAGGCGAACGCGCCCGGCCTCGAGGTGGCCTACGGCGGCTACGTGGCCTCCAGCATCCTGGAGCACGACGCCCTGGCCGAGGACCTGGTCTGGGCCACCCTGCTGGTGGTGCTGCTGGTGGCCATCGCCATCGCCGTCTACAACCGGACCTGGAAGGCGGTGCCGGCCATCGGCCTGCCGCTCTTCGCCGGGGTCTTCACCACCTTCGGGCTGGCCGAGCTGCTGGTCGGGCACCTCAACTCCAACACCGCCTTCCTCGGCTCCATCGTCATCGGCAACGGCATCAACGTGGGGCTGATCTTCTTCGCCCGCTACCTGGAGGAGCGCCGGCGCGGCGCGGCTCCGCTCCCGGCCATGACCGCCGCGGTGGAGACCACCTGGCTGGCCACCCTGACCGCCGCCCTGTCGGCCGGCGTGGCCTACGCCTCGCTGCTCTCCACCGACTTCCGCGGCTTCGCCCAGTTCGGCCTCATCGGCGGCCTGGGCATGAGCCTCTCCTGGCTCTTCGCCTACCTGGTGGTGCCGCCGCTCACGCTGGCCTGGGAGCGCTCGGCGCCGCTGGTCCAGCCCGGGCAGCGGCCGGCCCGCCCGGTCTTCACGCTGCTGGTGGCCTGGCTGGTGGAGCGCCGGCCGCGCACCACCGCGGTGGCGGCGCTGCTGCTCTCGGCGGCGGCCGTGGTGATGGTGGTCCGCTTCGCCCGCGACCCGCTGGAGTACGACTTCAAGAAGCTGCGCGACCGCGGGGCGCTCCGCGAGGGCGGCCCGGCCTGGTGGGACGCCCGGGTGGACGCGCTCTTCGGCGACCACCTGACCCCCACCGTGCTGCTGGCGGAGACCGAGGCCGAGGCGCGCGAGGTGGGCCGGCGGCTGGAGGCGCACCGGAAGGCCACCCCCGGCACCACCCTGGGCTCGATCCTCTCGGTGGCCGGGTTCGTGCCGGAGGGGCAGGCCGAGAAGCTGCCGCTGCTGGCCGAGCTCCGGGCGCTGGCCACGCCGGAGCACCTCTCCTTCCTGTCGCCGGAGCGCCAGCTCATGGTGAAGGCCGTGCTGCCGCCCGAGGGGCTGCGCCCCTTCGGCGCCGCCGACCTGCCGTCCACGCTGCGCCGCCAGCTCACCGAGGTGGACGGGCGGGTGGGCACCCCGGTGCTGGTCTACCCGGCGGCGTCGCTCGACGTCTGGGACGGCCGCGACATCCTGCGCTTCGCCGCCGAGCTGCGCAGCGTGGCGCTGCCGCGCGCCGACCTGCCCACCGCCTCCTCCATGCTGGTCTTCGCCGACGTGCTGGGGGCCATCCGGCAGGACGGCCCGCGGGCCACCCTGCTCTCGCTGGTCGGGGTGGTGGGGCTGGTGCTGCTGGCCTTCGGCGCCCGCGGCGCAGGCGGGCGCTCGCTGGCCGACGCCGGCTGGGTGCTGCTGGCGCTGGCCCTGGGCGTGCTCTGGTTCCTCGGGCTGGCCGGGGCGTTCTCGCTCAGGCTCAACATGCTCAACTTCATCGCGCTGCCCATCACCTTCGGCATCGGGGTGGACTACGCGGTCAACGTCTTCCAGCGGCGCCGCCTGGATCACGCCGCCTCCATCGCCGACTGCGTCCGCACCACCGGCGGGGCGGTGGCGCTCTGCTCGCTCACCACCGTCATCGGCTACGCCTCGCTGCTGCTGGCCCGCAACCAGGCGCTCAACTCCTTCGGCCTGCTGGCGGTGCTGGGCGAGGTGGCCTGCCTGGCGGCGGCGCTGCTGGCGCTGCCGGCGCTGCTGCGCTGGCGCGAGCTGGCGCGCCGCCGGCCCTGA
- a CDS encoding acyltransferase family protein yields MKQPAAPHLEAIREDAWFYRPYAVWAAAVWGWHRTETRGTPHPGPCIYVALHGAGYLVLDLVMAGYWVAWRDFFRRVGPRRPMRVVAAESQIERFLPGLPRVKAVSGLIPPDEASCLAALRAGESLLLTPGGSREAQPSRDFYRLRWEGRYGFVRLALQTGLPIVPLAVVGGAEAYPGGRWKKLSFWSPLPLPVKLRIAAGEPIAVPFLPERARDPALVRPLHALAWERTQALIDGLRREAGHRVPTRAGGAGGPGEAGAPGGAPGGGPGGAGA; encoded by the coding sequence GTGAAGCAGCCCGCCGCGCCACACCTCGAGGCCATCCGCGAGGACGCCTGGTTCTACCGGCCCTACGCCGTCTGGGCGGCCGCGGTCTGGGGCTGGCACCGCACCGAGACGCGCGGCACGCCCCACCCCGGGCCCTGCATCTACGTGGCGCTGCACGGCGCCGGCTACCTGGTGCTGGACCTCGTCATGGCCGGCTACTGGGTGGCCTGGCGCGACTTCTTCCGGCGGGTGGGGCCGCGCCGGCCGATGCGGGTGGTGGCGGCGGAGAGCCAGATCGAGCGCTTCCTGCCGGGGCTGCCGCGGGTCAAGGCGGTCAGCGGGCTCATCCCGCCCGACGAGGCCAGCTGCCTGGCCGCGCTGCGGGCCGGCGAGTCGCTCCTGCTCACCCCGGGCGGCAGCCGCGAGGCCCAGCCGTCGCGCGACTTCTACCGGCTGCGCTGGGAGGGGCGCTACGGCTTCGTCCGGCTGGCGCTGCAGACCGGCCTGCCCATCGTGCCGCTGGCGGTGGTGGGCGGCGCCGAGGCCTACCCCGGGGGGCGCTGGAAGAAGCTCTCCTTCTGGTCGCCGCTGCCGCTGCCGGTCAAGCTGCGCATCGCCGCCGGCGAGCCCATCGCGGTGCCCTTCCTGCCGGAGCGGGCGCGCGATCCTGCGCTGGTGCGGCCCCTGCACGCGCTGGCCTGGGAGCGGACCCAGGCGCTCATCGACGGGCTGCGCCGCGAGGCCGGCCACCGGGTGCCGACCAGGGCGGGCGGGGCCGGCGGGCCGGGCGAGGCGGGGGCGCCGGGCGGCGCGCCCGGCGGCGGCCCCGGAGGCGCCGGCGCGTGA
- a CDS encoding glycosyltransferase family 4 protein: protein MRVAVITPYDLSHEGGVNRHAVALAAALAPLGHRAAVLGPASGEVPPGCTGVRGVVPLPANGSVARIGLLADARATHRWLEASGAELVHVHEPLVPGPGRHAMGWARRHGRPVVATFHASAERELPVQRLLRRVAAAALGRIDHGIAVSRQAKAFSRAVFRGRTAVIPNGVDLGRFTAALADEGPAGPADLVGPALAGQAGVAAADRPPRILFVGRFGEPRKGLGVLLDAVARLRATGRTVEVLVAGSGPPALAARLTGPGLTFAGRLDDLALAAAYRGADLFCAPSLGGESFGMVLVEAMAAGCPVVASDLPGYAEAARGAALLTPAGHPAALAEALWRALRDEPLRARLAAHGLARAATLSWDRVAAHVARIYAAAVRHHAAEAAGRAAGRSPP from the coding sequence GTGAGGGTGGCCGTGATCACCCCGTACGACCTCTCGCACGAGGGCGGGGTGAACCGGCACGCCGTGGCCCTGGCGGCCGCGCTGGCGCCCCTGGGCCACCGCGCCGCCGTCCTCGGCCCGGCCAGCGGCGAGGTGCCGCCGGGCTGCACCGGCGTCCGCGGGGTCGTGCCGCTGCCCGCCAACGGCAGCGTGGCCCGCATCGGCCTGCTGGCCGACGCCCGCGCCACCCACCGCTGGCTGGAGGCCTCGGGGGCCGAGCTGGTCCACGTGCACGAGCCGCTGGTGCCCGGGCCGGGGCGCCACGCCATGGGCTGGGCGCGCCGCCACGGCCGCCCGGTGGTGGCCACCTTCCACGCCAGCGCCGAGCGGGAGCTGCCGGTGCAGCGGCTGCTGCGCCGCGTGGCCGCCGCCGCCCTGGGCCGCATCGACCACGGCATCGCGGTGTCGCGCCAGGCCAAGGCCTTCAGCCGCGCCGTCTTCCGCGGGCGCACCGCCGTGATCCCCAACGGCGTGGACCTGGGGCGCTTCACCGCGGCGCTGGCGGACGAGGGGCCGGCGGGCCCGGCGGACCTGGTGGGGCCCGCCCTGGCCGGCCAGGCCGGCGTCGCCGCCGCGGACCGGCCGCCCCGCATCCTCTTCGTGGGGCGCTTCGGCGAGCCGCGCAAGGGGCTGGGGGTGCTGCTCGACGCGGTGGCGCGGCTCCGCGCCACGGGGCGGACCGTCGAGGTGCTGGTGGCGGGCAGCGGCCCACCTGCCCTGGCGGCGCGCCTGACCGGGCCGGGCCTCACCTTCGCCGGCCGGCTCGACGACCTGGCGCTGGCCGCCGCCTACCGGGGGGCCGACCTCTTCTGCGCGCCGTCGCTCGGCGGCGAGAGCTTCGGCATGGTGCTGGTGGAGGCCATGGCGGCCGGCTGCCCGGTGGTGGCCAGCGACCTGCCCGGCTACGCCGAGGCGGCCCGCGGCGCCGCGCTCCTCACCCCGGCGGGCCACCCGGCCGCGCTGGCCGAGGCGCTGTGGCGCGCCCTGCGCGACGAGCCGCTGCGGGCCCGCCTGGCGGCGCACGGCCTGGCCCGCGCCGCCACCCTGTCCTGGGACCGGGTGGCCGCCCACGTGGCCCGCATCTACGCCGCCGCGGTCCGCCACCACGCCGCCGAGGCGGCCGGCCGCGCCGCCGGGAGGAGCCCGCCGTGA
- a CDS encoding CDP-alcohol phosphatidyltransferase family protein encodes MTGADRLALVGHLALLAVSLAAFAVARPPAPARLAGRRGALALAGRWAYWLLRPLVGAARALGLSADALTWIGVAITCLAGWLASTGAWGLAGLALLWGSAFDMLDGELARATGTASPAGAFLDSNLDRLSEIALFAGVALGLPGRLGPSLAVAALVASLMVSYARARGEGLGVECPAFGLERPQRVVIMLSFLLPAPFLSADTAGWMAQVGAAHVAVGAGLTAAARMVVIRRRLQGRAFARPAGPPAAGAP; translated from the coding sequence ATGACGGGCGCCGACCGCCTCGCGCTGGTGGGCCACCTGGCGCTGCTGGCCGTCTCGCTGGCGGCCTTCGCGGTGGCCCGCCCGCCCGCCCCGGCGCGCCTGGCCGGCCGGCGCGGGGCACTCGCCCTGGCGGGGCGCTGGGCCTACTGGCTGCTCCGCCCGCTGGTGGGCGCGGCGCGCGCCCTGGGCCTGTCGGCGGACGCCCTCACCTGGATCGGGGTGGCCATCACCTGCCTGGCCGGCTGGCTGGCCTCCACCGGCGCCTGGGGCCTGGCCGGCCTGGCGCTGCTGTGGGGCTCGGCCTTCGACATGCTCGACGGCGAGCTGGCCCGCGCCACCGGCACCGCCTCCCCGGCCGGCGCCTTCCTCGACTCCAACCTCGACCGGCTCTCCGAGATCGCCCTCTTCGCCGGGGTCGCGCTCGGGCTGCCCGGCCGCCTCGGCCCGTCGCTGGCGGTGGCCGCGCTGGTGGCCTCCCTCATGGTGAGCTACGCGCGCGCCCGCGGCGAGGGGCTGGGCGTGGAGTGCCCGGCCTTCGGGCTGGAGCGGCCGCAGCGGGTGGTCATCATGCTCTCCTTCCTGCTGCCGGCGCCGTTCCTCTCCGCCGACACCGCCGGGTGGATGGCGCAGGTCGGGGCGGCGCACGTGGCGGTGGGGGCCGGCCTCACCGCGGCGGCGCGCATGGTGGTGATCCGCCGCCGGCTCCAGGGGCGGGCGTTCGCCCGGCCGGCCGGCCCGCCCGCGGCCGGGGCGCCGTGA
- a CDS encoding inositol-3-phosphate synthase, with product MTVARTLPALRKGEKLAVLLPGMGAVATTAIAGVEAVKQKLAHPIGCLTQLGHLIGDAGEPGPRLRDVLPLVAFEDLVFGGWDPFPDDAYQAALRANVLERRHLDPVRAQLEQVKPMPAVFDHAWVRRLDGPNVKTGTLRQKAEALQADIRGFMAANGCARAVMVWTGSTEVYVEAGPAHATLAAFEAALDAGDPTIAPSMVYAYAALRCGVPFMNGAPNLSQDVPALRQLAEQQGVVTGGKDFKTGQTLMKTTLAPMLHARMLGLEGWFSTNILGNRDGEVLDDADSFKTKEVSKLGVLDQILDADHHPELYGDVEHKVTIHYYPPRGDNKEGWDAIDIRGWLGYPMQIKVNFQCRDSILAAPIVLDLALLADLAQRAGHRGPQEWLSFFFKSPVTAPGRGPVHDLFQQQIHLHRALRGFAAQAVVPATPAAVPAAT from the coding sequence ATGACAGTCGCCCGCACCCTCCCGGCCCTGCGCAAGGGCGAGAAGCTCGCCGTCCTCCTGCCCGGAATGGGCGCCGTCGCCACCACCGCCATCGCCGGCGTGGAGGCGGTGAAGCAGAAGCTGGCCCACCCCATCGGCTGCCTGACCCAGCTCGGCCACCTGATCGGCGACGCCGGCGAGCCCGGCCCCCGCCTGCGGGACGTCCTGCCGCTGGTGGCCTTCGAGGACCTGGTCTTCGGCGGCTGGGACCCGTTCCCCGACGACGCCTACCAGGCGGCGCTGCGGGCCAACGTGCTCGAGCGGCGCCACCTCGACCCGGTGCGCGCCCAGCTGGAGCAGGTGAAGCCCATGCCGGCGGTCTTCGACCACGCCTGGGTGCGCCGGCTCGACGGCCCCAACGTGAAGACCGGCACGCTGCGCCAGAAGGCCGAGGCCCTGCAGGCCGACATCCGCGGCTTCATGGCCGCCAACGGCTGCGCCCGCGCCGTCATGGTCTGGACCGGCTCCACCGAGGTCTACGTCGAGGCCGGCCCGGCCCACGCCACCCTGGCCGCCTTCGAGGCCGCGCTCGACGCCGGAGACCCCACCATCGCCCCCTCCATGGTCTACGCCTACGCCGCGCTCCGCTGCGGCGTGCCCTTCATGAACGGGGCGCCCAACCTCTCGCAGGACGTCCCGGCGCTGCGGCAGCTGGCCGAGCAGCAGGGGGTGGTGACCGGCGGCAAGGACTTCAAGACCGGCCAGACCCTCATGAAGACCACCCTGGCCCCCATGCTGCACGCCCGCATGCTCGGGCTGGAGGGCTGGTTCTCCACCAACATCCTGGGCAACCGCGACGGCGAGGTGCTCGACGACGCCGACAGCTTCAAGACCAAGGAGGTCTCCAAGCTCGGGGTGCTCGACCAGATCCTGGACGCCGACCACCACCCCGAGCTCTACGGCGACGTGGAGCACAAGGTGACCATCCACTACTACCCGCCGCGCGGCGACAACAAGGAAGGCTGGGACGCCATCGACATCCGCGGGTGGCTCGGCTACCCGATGCAGATCAAGGTGAACTTCCAGTGCCGCGACTCCATCCTGGCGGCGCCCATCGTGCTGGACCTGGCGCTGCTGGCCGACCTGGCGCAGCGGGCCGGCCACCGCGGGCCGCAGGAGTGGCTCTCCTTCTTCTTCAAGAGCCCGGTGACCGCGCCCGGCCGCGGGCCGGTGCACGACCTCTTCCAGCAGCAGATCCACCTGCACCGCGCGCTGCGGGGCTTCGCAGCGCAGGCGGTGGTCCCGGCCACCCCGGCGGCCGTGCCCGCCGCCACCTGA